In Massilia antarctica, the following are encoded in one genomic region:
- a CDS encoding methyltransferase domain-containing protein, with product MTTPDTLSAPIDLARVRSLFSRPQRMERSDFLRREIAARMHERLMLVKVAPKRVLDAGCGSGADLALLQKDYPAAHIVGLDAAAAMIEAAKTPASALKSLNQMLSRLLPGKAGVDLLCGDFGSLPFGANSVDLVWSNLALHWHPQPDRVFAEWRRVLRQDGLLMFSNFGPDTLRELRSAFAEADAAPHVLPFVDMHDFGDQLVAAGFSTPVMDMEVITVTYDTAQALLADARALGGNPLATRGRGLLGRAAWQRMLAALERQRRADGKLGLTFEVIYGHAFRPAPRVTAAGEAIIRFEPRKGR from the coding sequence ATGACTACTCCCGATACCCTGAGCGCGCCGATCGACCTGGCGCGCGTGCGTTCCCTGTTCTCGCGTCCGCAACGGATGGAACGGTCCGACTTCCTGCGGCGCGAGATCGCCGCCCGCATGCACGAGCGCCTGATGCTGGTCAAGGTGGCGCCCAAACGCGTGCTCGACGCCGGCTGTGGCAGCGGCGCCGACCTGGCCTTGTTGCAAAAAGATTATCCCGCCGCCCACATCGTCGGCCTCGATGCCGCGGCCGCCATGATCGAGGCGGCCAAAACGCCGGCCTCGGCCCTCAAGTCGCTCAACCAGATGCTCAGCCGCCTGTTGCCGGGCAAGGCCGGGGTCGACCTGCTGTGCGGCGATTTCGGCAGTTTGCCGTTCGGGGCGAACTCGGTCGACCTGGTGTGGTCCAACCTGGCCTTGCACTGGCATCCCCAGCCCGACCGCGTGTTCGCGGAATGGCGCCGGGTGCTGCGCCAGGATGGCTTGCTGATGTTTTCCAATTTCGGTCCGGATACCTTGCGCGAGCTGCGCAGCGCCTTCGCCGAGGCCGACGCGGCGCCGCACGTGCTGCCTTTTGTCGACATGCACGATTTCGGCGACCAGCTGGTGGCGGCCGGGTTTTCCACCCCGGTGATGGACATGGAAGTGATCACGGTCACCTACGACACGGCGCAGGCCCTGCTGGCCGACGCCCGCGCGCTGGGCGGCAATCCGCTGGCCACGCGCGGACGCGGCCTGCTCGGACGCGCGGCCTGGCAGCGCATGCTGGCGGCGCTGGAACGGCAGCGCCGCGCCGACGGCAAACTGGGCTTGACCTTCGAGGTGATCTACGGCCACGCCTTCCGGCCGGCACCGAGGGTGACGGCCGCCGGCGAGGCGATCATCCGCTTCGAACCGCGCAAGGGGCGTTGA
- the ctaD gene encoding cytochrome c oxidase subunit I yields the protein MSTSTLDHAHGHDHDHSHDHPTGLTRWLFATNHKDIGTLYLWFSLIMLLSGGVLALMIRTELFKPGLQFFQPEFFNQLTTMHGLVMVFGAIMPAFVGYANWMIPLQVGASDMAFARMNNFSFWLLPPAAILLATSFLVPGGATAAGWTLYAPLSTQMGPGMDMAIFAMHLMGASSIMGSINIIVTILNMRAPGMTLMKMPMFCWTWLITAYLLIAVMPVLAGAITMTLTDRHFGTSFFNAAGGGDPVMYQHIFWFFGHPEVYIMILPAFGIVSQILPAFARKPLFGYASMVYATASIAILSFIVWAHHMFTTGMPVTSQLFFMYATMLIAVPTGVKVFNWIATMWKGSMTFETPMLFSVGFIFVFTMGGFTGLILAVTPIDIQLQDTYYVVAHFHYVLVAGSLFALFAGFYYWSPKWTGHMYNEFRGKMHFWLSLITFNITFFPMHFLGLAGMPRRYADYPAQFTDFNSIATIGAFGFGLSQVYFLFFVVLPTIRGGAKAADKPWDGAEGLEWTVPSPAPFHTFETPPTVK from the coding sequence ATGAGCACAAGCACACTAGATCACGCACACGGCCATGACCACGATCATAGCCACGATCACCCGACGGGCCTGACCCGCTGGCTGTTCGCCACCAACCACAAGGATATCGGTACCCTGTACCTGTGGTTCTCGCTCATCATGCTGCTGTCCGGCGGCGTGCTGGCGCTGATGATCCGTACCGAACTGTTCAAGCCGGGCCTGCAATTCTTCCAGCCCGAGTTCTTCAACCAGCTGACCACGATGCACGGTCTGGTGATGGTGTTCGGCGCGATCATGCCGGCCTTCGTCGGCTACGCCAACTGGATGATCCCGCTGCAAGTGGGCGCCTCCGACATGGCCTTCGCACGGATGAACAACTTCTCGTTCTGGCTGCTGCCACCGGCGGCGATCCTGCTGGCGACCTCGTTCCTGGTGCCTGGCGGCGCGACCGCCGCCGGCTGGACCCTGTACGCTCCGCTGTCGACCCAGATGGGCCCCGGCATGGACATGGCGATTTTCGCGATGCACCTGATGGGCGCCTCGTCGATCATGGGTTCGATCAACATCATCGTCACCATCCTGAACATGCGCGCTCCCGGCATGACCCTGATGAAAATGCCGATGTTCTGCTGGACCTGGCTCATTACCGCCTACCTGCTGATCGCCGTGATGCCTGTGTTGGCTGGCGCGATCACCATGACCCTCACCGACCGTCACTTCGGCACCTCGTTCTTTAACGCTGCCGGCGGCGGCGACCCGGTCATGTACCAGCACATTTTCTGGTTCTTCGGCCACCCCGAGGTGTACATCATGATTTTGCCGGCCTTCGGTATCGTCTCGCAGATCCTGCCGGCGTTTGCCCGCAAGCCACTGTTCGGCTATGCCTCGATGGTCTACGCAACTGCTTCGATCGCGATCCTGTCGTTCATCGTCTGGGCTCACCACATGTTCACCACCGGCATGCCGGTGACCAGCCAGCTGTTCTTCATGTACGCCACCATGCTGATCGCGGTCCCGACCGGCGTGAAAGTGTTCAACTGGATCGCCACGATGTGGAAGGGTTCGATGACGTTTGAGACCCCGATGCTGTTTTCGGTCGGCTTCATCTTCGTGTTCACCATGGGTGGTTTCACCGGCCTGATCCTGGCCGTGACCCCGATCGACATCCAGTTGCAGGATACCTACTACGTCGTGGCCCACTTCCACTACGTGCTGGTGGCAGGTTCCCTGTTCGCCCTGTTCGCCGGCTTCTATTACTGGTCGCCAAAGTGGACTGGCCACATGTACAACGAATTCCGCGGCAAGATGCACTTCTGGCTGTCCTTGATCACGTTTAACATCACCTTCTTCCCGATGCACTTCCTGGGTCTGGCGGGGATGCCACGCCGTTATGCGGATTACCCGGCGCAGTTCACCGACTTCAACTCGATCGCCACCATCGGCGCCTTCGGTTTCGGCCTGTCGCAGGTGTACTTCCTGTTCTTCGTGGTCTTGCCGACCATCCGTGGCGGCGCCAAGGCGGCCGACAAGCCATGGGATGGCGCCGAAGGCCTGGAGTGGACTGTGCCGAGCCCGGCTCCGTTCCACACCTTTGAAACGCCGCCGACGGTGAAGTAA
- a CDS encoding cytochrome c oxidase subunit 3 translates to MSSPHAAAPYYFVPGPSKWPMAAGLSLLVTMLGASGWVNDQSWGPAVNIAGILSTLLVLYFWFGDAIGESESGQYGKRIDLSFRWSMSWFIFSEVMFFGAFFGALFYARTISTPWLGDLDHKMIWPDFAAQWGGASPAGTIDSFTTMGPFPIPTINTALLLLSGVTLTISHHALRAGHRAATAFWLAATILLGATFMGFQVYEYMHAYTELNLKLTSGIYGSLFFMLTGFHGFHVTLGAIMLSVILYRVMKGHFTAENHFGFEGAAWYWHFVDVVWLGLYIVVYWL, encoded by the coding sequence ATGAGTTCACCACACGCCGCCGCACCGTATTATTTTGTGCCGGGCCCGTCCAAATGGCCGATGGCCGCGGGCTTGTCGCTGCTCGTCACGATGCTGGGCGCTTCGGGCTGGGTCAATGACCAGTCCTGGGGCCCGGCGGTCAATATCGCCGGCATCCTGTCGACCCTCCTGGTGCTGTACTTCTGGTTCGGCGACGCCATCGGCGAATCCGAATCGGGCCAGTACGGCAAGCGCATCGACCTGTCGTTCCGCTGGTCGATGAGCTGGTTCATCTTTTCCGAAGTCATGTTCTTCGGCGCCTTCTTCGGCGCCCTGTTCTATGCGCGCACCATTTCCACCCCGTGGCTGGGCGACCTCGATCACAAGATGATCTGGCCCGATTTCGCGGCCCAGTGGGGCGGCGCCAGCCCGGCCGGCACCATCGACAGCTTCACGACCATGGGTCCGTTCCCGATCCCGACCATCAATACCGCGCTGCTGCTGCTGTCGGGTGTGACCCTGACCATCTCGCACCACGCCCTGCGCGCCGGCCACCGTGCCGCGACCGCGTTCTGGCTGGCCGCCACCATCTTGCTGGGCGCGACCTTCATGGGCTTCCAGGTGTATGAGTACATGCACGCTTACACCGAGCTGAACCTGAAGCTGACCTCGGGCATCTACGGTTCGCTGTTCTTCATGCTGACCGGCTTCCACGGCTTCCACGTGACCCTGGGCGCGATCATGCTGTCGGTGATCCTGTACCGCGTCATGAAGGGCCACTTCACCGCCGAGAACCACTTCGGCTTCGAAGGCGCGGCCTGGTACTGGCACTTTGTCGACGTCGTCTGGCTCGGCCTGTACATCGTCGTCTACTGGCTGTAA
- a CDS encoding cytochrome c oxidase assembly protein — MATEQSGTLKLNRTMLGKLLVVAALMFGFGYALVPVYKHMCEMLGINVLTQADGTVAYDKNTQIDKSRTITIELDGNSQGPWRFRPTARSVDVHPGELTTVTYEVVNTQNRTVQAQAIPSYAPQSVTPHFKKVECFCFKQQTLKANEAKQMPVVFYIDPALPREVKTITLSYTFFEIAGTQAVAAK, encoded by the coding sequence GTGGCTACTGAACAATCCGGCACGCTGAAACTCAATCGCACCATGCTCGGCAAGCTGCTGGTCGTGGCGGCGCTGATGTTCGGCTTCGGCTATGCCCTGGTTCCCGTGTACAAGCATATGTGCGAAATGCTGGGAATCAACGTACTGACCCAGGCCGATGGCACGGTGGCCTACGACAAGAATACCCAGATCGACAAGTCGCGCACGATCACGATCGAGCTCGACGGCAATTCGCAGGGTCCGTGGCGCTTCCGCCCGACCGCGCGCAGTGTCGATGTCCATCCGGGCGAACTGACCACCGTCACGTACGAGGTGGTCAATACGCAGAACCGGACCGTGCAGGCGCAAGCGATTCCGAGCTACGCGCCGCAGTCGGTGACGCCGCACTTTAAAAAGGTCGAGTGCTTCTGCTTCAAGCAGCAGACCTTGAAGGCGAATGAAGCGAAGCAGATGCCGGTGGTGTTTTACATCGATCCGGCGCTGCCGCGCGAAGTGAAGACGATTACCTTGTCGTACACGTTCTTCGAGATTGCCGGTACCCAGGCAGTAGCAGCAAAATAG
- a CDS encoding ComF family protein: MSGRAQARLGPRVASALGGLADALLPSACALCAGGTGASGSPVCQACTQQFLTARGARCRCCANPLGAADTGMRCGACLADAPAYDATVAAGGYASPLDQLVLRLKFGGALALAPWCARALREAVLATPGFALPELLCPVPLGPARLSERGYNQALEIARPLSALLGIALHPRLALRRIDTPAQSGATAQERKKNMRHAFLVAPDMLARVRGRHIGVVDDVMTSGHTLNALAATLKRFGAARVSNLVFARTPPP; the protein is encoded by the coding sequence ATGAGCGGCCGGGCGCAGGCGCGGCTCGGACCCAGGGTCGCCAGTGCGCTGGGCGGCCTGGCCGATGCACTGCTGCCGTCGGCATGTGCGCTGTGCGCGGGCGGCACCGGCGCGTCCGGATCGCCCGTATGCCAGGCTTGCACGCAACAGTTCCTGACCGCTCGCGGCGCGCGCTGCCGCTGCTGCGCCAATCCGCTAGGCGCCGCCGACACGGGCATGCGCTGCGGCGCCTGCCTGGCCGACGCCCCCGCCTACGACGCCACCGTGGCCGCGGGCGGCTACGCCAGTCCGCTCGACCAGCTGGTGCTGCGGCTCAAGTTCGGCGGCGCCCTCGCGCTGGCGCCCTGGTGCGCGCGTGCCCTGCGCGAGGCGGTGCTGGCCACACCAGGCTTCGCCTTGCCGGAGCTGCTGTGTCCGGTTCCGCTGGGCCCGGCGCGGCTGAGCGAGCGCGGCTACAACCAGGCGCTCGAAATCGCCCGGCCGCTGTCGGCGCTGCTGGGCATCGCCCTGCACCCGCGGCTGGCCTTGCGCCGGATCGACACGCCGGCGCAATCGGGCGCGACGGCGCAAGAACGCAAGAAAAACATGCGCCACGCATTTTTGGTGGCGCCCGACATGCTGGCGCGGGTGCGCGGACGCCACATCGGCGTGGTCGACGATGTCATGACCAGCGGCCACACCTTGAATGCGCTGGCGGCCACCCTCAAGCGCTTCGGCGCCGCGCGCGTGAGCAACCTGGTGTTTGCGCGCACGCCGCCGCCCTGA
- the coxB gene encoding cytochrome c oxidase subunit II, whose protein sequence is MTYAKRLQALMFGLAISASIPALAAPVEGRPVEYQLNLQMPVTKIATEINDLHTWMMIVCMVIFVAVFGVMFYSVFKHRRSLGHKPATFHESTAVEIAWTVVPFLIVIVMALPATKTVVAMKDTSNADITIKATGMQWKWGYDYLKGEGEGISFLSNLKTPRSQVGSPGVAPTEARGVNYLMEVDNEIYVPVNKKIRIVLTANDVIHAWMIPAFGVKQDAIPGFVRDTWFKAEQIGTYRGQCAELCGKEHAFMPIVVNVVSDADYTKWVDGEKKKMAALADDPSKVWTIDELKVKGEKVYATNCVVCHQANGKGVPGAFAALDGSPVVNGPKAAQIHTLLNGQKSGKFPTEMPAWKQLSDSDIAAVITFTRNNWSNKATENIVQPAEVLAARNK, encoded by the coding sequence ATGACATATGCAAAGCGACTTCAGGCCTTGATGTTCGGTCTGGCAATTTCGGCCAGCATCCCTGCGCTGGCTGCACCGGTGGAGGGACGCCCGGTTGAATACCAGCTGAACCTGCAAATGCCAGTGACGAAGATTGCGACGGAAATCAACGACCTGCACACCTGGATGATGATCGTCTGCATGGTGATCTTCGTCGCGGTGTTCGGCGTGATGTTCTATTCGGTCTTCAAGCACCGCCGTTCGCTGGGCCACAAGCCAGCCACCTTCCACGAATCGACCGCTGTCGAGATCGCCTGGACCGTCGTGCCTTTCCTGATCGTCATCGTGATGGCGCTGCCGGCGACCAAGACCGTGGTGGCGATGAAAGACACCTCCAATGCCGACATCACCATCAAGGCCACCGGCATGCAGTGGAAATGGGGCTACGATTACCTCAAGGGCGAGGGCGAAGGCATTTCCTTCCTGTCGAACCTGAAAACCCCGCGTTCGCAAGTCGGTTCGCCCGGCGTGGCGCCGACCGAAGCGCGCGGCGTCAACTACCTGATGGAAGTCGACAATGAAATCTACGTGCCGGTCAACAAGAAGATCCGCATCGTCCTGACCGCCAACGACGTCATCCACGCCTGGATGATCCCGGCCTTCGGCGTCAAGCAGGATGCGATTCCCGGTTTCGTGCGCGATACCTGGTTCAAGGCCGAGCAGATCGGTACCTACCGCGGCCAGTGCGCCGAGCTGTGCGGTAAAGAACACGCCTTCATGCCGATCGTGGTCAATGTCGTCTCCGACGCCGACTACACCAAGTGGGTCGACGGCGAGAAAAAGAAAATGGCTGCCCTGGCCGACGATCCATCGAAAGTGTGGACCATCGACGAATTGAAAGTCAAAGGCGAAAAAGTCTACGCCACCAATTGCGTGGTCTGCCACCAGGCCAACGGCAAGGGTGTTCCTGGTGCGTTCGCCGCGCTGGACGGTTCGCCCGTGGTCAATGGCCCGAAAGCGGCCCAGATCCACACTCTGCTCAACGGCCAGAAGTCGGGCAAGTTCCCGACCGAAATGCCAGCCTGGAAACAATTGTCGGATTCTGATATTGCTGCGGTGATTACCTTCACCCGCAACAACTGGTCGAACAAGGCAACGGAAAATATCGTTCAACCAGCCGAAGTCCTGGCTGCACGTAACAAGTAA
- a CDS encoding twin transmembrane helix small protein, with the protein MKILVAIAFILILGSLGSALFFLMRDKGKSNRTVHALALRVGLSITLFLILLGSYKMGWIAPTGIR; encoded by the coding sequence ATGAAAATCCTCGTTGCCATTGCCTTCATCCTGATCCTCGGAAGCCTTGGTTCGGCCCTGTTCTTCCTGATGCGCGACAAGGGCAAGAGCAACCGCACGGTGCATGCGCTGGCCTTGCGCGTGGGCTTGTCGATCACCCTGTTCCTGATACTGCTGGGCAGCTACAAGATGGGCTGGATCGCGCCGACCGGCATTCGCTGA
- a CDS encoding SURF1 family protein gives MRIRFRFRAIPFVATVLLVALGIVLGRWQDGRAAEKIAQQELLRTRAGGAALALGAQVLAPEAVELSPVTVTGEFVRDWPLFLNNRPQQGKVGFYLVMPLRISGTNMHVLVARGWLPRYTGEFDRLPDFDTPSGTVTVTGLARASMGHVMQLGTPTPVAPKAIVQNLAPADFAQASGLAVQPFFLQQGGPAPAGDKLARDWPAPSLTVAKHQGYAFQWYALAVMALLFFVITGFRRGTKEND, from the coding sequence ATGCGTATCCGCTTCCGGTTTCGGGCGATCCCCTTCGTGGCCACGGTGCTGCTGGTGGCCCTGGGCATCGTCCTGGGACGCTGGCAGGATGGCCGCGCCGCCGAAAAAATCGCCCAGCAGGAACTGCTGCGCACGCGCGCCGGCGGGGCCGCCCTGGCGCTCGGCGCCCAGGTCCTGGCGCCCGAGGCGGTCGAACTGAGCCCGGTCACGGTGACCGGCGAATTCGTGCGCGACTGGCCGCTGTTCCTGAACAACCGGCCGCAGCAGGGCAAGGTCGGCTTTTATCTGGTGATGCCGCTGCGCATTTCCGGCACCAATATGCATGTGCTGGTGGCGCGCGGCTGGCTGCCGCGCTACACGGGCGAGTTCGACCGCCTGCCCGATTTCGACACACCATCCGGCACGGTGACGGTGACCGGGCTGGCGCGCGCCAGCATGGGCCACGTCATGCAGCTCGGCACGCCGACCCCGGTGGCGCCGAAGGCGATCGTGCAAAACCTGGCGCCGGCCGACTTCGCGCAAGCGAGCGGCCTGGCCGTGCAACCGTTCTTTCTTCAACAAGGCGGCCCGGCGCCGGCCGGCGACAAGCTGGCGCGCGACTGGCCCGCTCCCTCCCTCACGGTGGCCAAGCACCAGGGGTATGCATTTCAATGGTATGCGCTCGCTGTCATGGCGCTGCTCTTTTTTGTGATTACAGGATTTCGACGTGGAACAAAAGAAAACGACTGA
- a CDS encoding SCO family protein: protein MLFSYLTYYVIKPTGRTNYGALIDPQLYPIPAALGATTLDGKPAALDNYKGKWIMLQVGPGECPQACRDQLVAMRQLRLMQGKEMERLERVWLVTDATPIDTMLIRVVDGTHMLRVPAAAVTSWLPVEPGGNAADHMYLIDPMGHLMMRFPKQPDPSKVKKDIGKVLKASAIG from the coding sequence ATGCTGTTTTCCTACCTCACCTATTACGTGATCAAGCCGACCGGGCGCACCAATTACGGCGCCCTGATCGACCCGCAGCTGTACCCGATCCCGGCGGCGCTGGGCGCCACCACGCTCGACGGCAAGCCGGCCGCGCTCGACAACTACAAGGGCAAATGGATCATGCTGCAGGTCGGCCCGGGCGAGTGCCCGCAAGCCTGCCGCGACCAGCTGGTCGCCATGCGCCAGCTGCGCCTGATGCAGGGCAAGGAAATGGAACGCCTGGAGCGGGTCTGGCTGGTGACGGATGCCACCCCGATCGACACCATGCTGATCCGCGTGGTGGACGGCACCCACATGCTGCGCGTGCCGGCGGCGGCGGTCACCTCCTGGCTGCCTGTCGAGCCGGGCGGCAACGCGGCCGACCACATGTACCTGATCGATCCGATGGGTCACCTGATGATGCGCTTCCCCAAGCAGCCCGACCCGTCCAAGGTCAAAAAGGATATCGGCAAAGTGCTCAAAGCTTCCGCGATCGGTTAA
- a CDS encoding DUF2970 domain-containing protein produces MTDSNKGNERNTGNERKASFGATMKAVFWSFLGIRKRSDYEKDSASLNPVHVVIAGLIGVMLFIGVLIALVKFAVSGH; encoded by the coding sequence ATGACGGATTCGAACAAAGGCAACGAGCGAAATACAGGCAACGAGCGCAAGGCGTCGTTCGGGGCCACGATGAAAGCGGTGTTCTGGTCCTTCCTGGGCATCCGCAAACGCAGCGATTACGAAAAAGATTCGGCCAGCCTGAATCCGGTGCATGTGGTAATTGCCGGATTGATTGGGGTGATGTTGTTCATTGGCGTACTGATCGCCCTGGTGAAATTTGCCGTGTCGGGCCATTGA
- a CDS encoding COX15/CtaA family protein: protein MQLSSMVQLGLQGLLAACLPLAMVWMSSDPNKYRKLVWITVFVTFDLIVFGAFTRLTDSGLGCPDWPGCYGAANPFLAHADISAAETLMPTGPVTVQKAWIEMIHRFGAMAIGVLVAALTATAWIQWRKTRRAEFAPGLPTVLLGMVLLQGAFGAWTVTLKLQPVIVTTHLLLGMGLLSMLVWLGARQNRAAALAHGRFTAPAAAPPGAAPSMLGRLALAAALVLAVQIALGGWVSTNYATLACADFPLCNGNIVPEMDFGHGFTLWRALGKTAAGHYLPFAALTAIHWVHRNFAFVVLAVLGLAAWRARAHPGVGRHARGIAIVLALQATTGIATVYLNFPLTIAVLHNAGAALLVLMVTMLNYKIKYPSGPVLQASHHQ from the coding sequence ATGCAGCTCTCGTCCATGGTGCAACTCGGTCTGCAGGGCTTGCTGGCGGCCTGCCTGCCGCTGGCGATGGTCTGGATGTCGTCCGATCCCAACAAATACCGCAAGCTGGTCTGGATCACGGTGTTCGTCACGTTCGACCTGATCGTGTTCGGCGCCTTCACGCGCCTGACCGATTCGGGCCTGGGCTGCCCGGACTGGCCGGGCTGCTATGGCGCGGCCAATCCCTTCCTTGCGCATGCCGATATCTCCGCCGCCGAAACCCTGATGCCGACCGGACCGGTGACTGTGCAAAAGGCATGGATCGAAATGATCCACCGCTTCGGGGCGATGGCCATTGGCGTGCTGGTCGCGGCGTTGACGGCGACCGCCTGGATCCAGTGGCGCAAGACGCGCCGCGCCGAGTTCGCGCCGGGGCTACCGACCGTGCTGCTCGGCATGGTGCTGCTGCAGGGTGCCTTTGGCGCCTGGACCGTGACGCTCAAGCTGCAACCGGTGATCGTCACCACCCACCTGCTGCTGGGGATGGGCTTGCTTTCCATGCTGGTATGGCTGGGTGCGCGCCAGAACCGCGCCGCCGCGCTGGCCCACGGACGCTTCACCGCGCCGGCCGCCGCGCCGCCTGGCGCCGCGCCCTCCATGCTGGGCCGCCTGGCCTTGGCCGCGGCCCTGGTGCTGGCCGTGCAGATCGCCCTGGGCGGCTGGGTCAGCACCAATTACGCGACCCTGGCCTGCGCCGATTTCCCGCTTTGCAATGGGAACATCGTGCCCGAGATGGACTTCGGGCACGGCTTTACCTTGTGGCGCGCGCTGGGCAAGACCGCGGCCGGACACTACCTGCCGTTCGCGGCCTTGACCGCGATCCACTGGGTGCACCGCAACTTCGCCTTCGTCGTGCTGGCCGTGCTGGGCCTGGCGGCCTGGCGCGCGCGCGCCCATCCGGGTGTGGGCCGGCACGCGCGCGGGATCGCCATCGTGCTCGCGCTCCAGGCCACGACCGGCATCGCCACCGTCTACCTGAACTTTCCACTGACCATCGCGGTACTGCATAACGCCGGCGCGGCGCTGCTGGTGCTGATGGTGACCATGTTAAACTACAAAATCAAGTACCCCTCCGGCCCGGTACTGCAAGCTAGCCACCACCAATGA
- the trmL gene encoding tRNA (uridine(34)/cytosine(34)/5-carboxymethylaminomethyluridine(34)-2'-O)-methyltransferase TrmL translates to MFHVVLVEPEIPPNTGNIIRLCANTGAQLHLIEPLGFPLDDAKMKRAGLDYHDYATMQVHKNWEAYLDACRPDPARMFALTTHGSSPFADARFLPGDVFVFGAETRGLAQALRESFPEAQRIRLPMRPDNRSLNLSNTVAVVVFEAWRQNGYAGGA, encoded by the coding sequence TTGTTCCACGTCGTACTGGTAGAACCCGAAATCCCGCCGAACACCGGCAATATCATCCGCCTGTGCGCCAACACGGGCGCCCAGCTGCACCTGATCGAGCCGCTCGGTTTCCCGCTCGACGATGCAAAGATGAAGCGAGCCGGACTCGACTACCACGATTACGCCACCATGCAGGTCCACAAGAACTGGGAAGCCTACCTCGACGCATGCCGGCCCGACCCGGCGCGCATGTTCGCGCTGACCACGCACGGCTCGTCGCCGTTCGCCGACGCCAGGTTCTTGCCCGGCGACGTCTTCGTGTTCGGCGCCGAAACGCGCGGCCTGGCACAAGCACTGCGCGAATCTTTTCCCGAAGCACAACGCATCCGCCTGCCGATGCGCCCCGACAACCGCAGCCTGAATCTGTCGAACACGGTGGCGGTGGTGGTGTTTGAAGCGTGGCGCCAGAACGGCTACGCCGGCGGGGCTTGA
- a CDS encoding cytochrome oxidase small assembly protein codes for MSDPKKPNNARTGLILGAVALFFFAMVFIKRIWL; via the coding sequence ATGTCTGATCCAAAAAAGCCGAACAACGCGAGAACGGGCCTGATTCTGGGCGCCGTGGCCTTATTTTTCTTCGCGATGGTGTTTATCAAACGCATCTGGCTGTGA
- the cyoE gene encoding heme o synthase has translation MTTQTATHKTANRAAQYWALTKPRVTQLAVFCAVIGMLLATEGVPSWRILLPATVGIWLLAGAAFAVNCLVEAEIDARMARTARRATAMGELTKTQTLIFSAIIGGAGMAVLYTMVNPLTMWLTFVTFVGYAVIYTMILKPATPQNIVIGGLSGAMPPALGWAAVANDVPMQAWLLVLIIFVWTPPHFWALAMYRRDDYARSGLPMLPVTHGMNFTGFHVWLYSIALAATTVLPYAVRMSGHIYLASAVVLNAVFLWHGWQVYRHYSDQVARKAFTWSIIYLSLLFAALLLDHYVKL, from the coding sequence ATGACAACCCAGACCGCAACACACAAAACCGCCAACCGCGCCGCCCAGTATTGGGCGCTGACCAAACCGAGAGTCACCCAGCTGGCCGTGTTCTGCGCCGTGATCGGCATGCTGCTGGCCACGGAAGGGGTGCCCAGCTGGCGCATCCTGCTGCCGGCCACGGTCGGCATCTGGCTGCTGGCGGGCGCCGCCTTCGCCGTCAACTGCCTGGTCGAAGCCGAGATCGATGCGCGCATGGCGCGCACCGCGCGCCGCGCCACCGCCATGGGCGAACTGACCAAGACCCAGACCCTGATTTTTTCCGCCATCATCGGCGGGGCCGGCATGGCCGTGCTGTACACGATGGTCAATCCGCTGACCATGTGGCTCACCTTCGTGACCTTTGTCGGCTACGCCGTCATCTACACCATGATCCTGAAGCCGGCCACGCCGCAAAATATCGTCATCGGCGGGCTGTCCGGCGCGATGCCGCCGGCGCTGGGCTGGGCGGCGGTCGCCAACGACGTGCCGATGCAAGCCTGGCTGCTGGTGCTGATCATTTTCGTGTGGACCCCGCCGCACTTCTGGGCCCTGGCCATGTACCGGCGCGACGATTACGCGCGCTCGGGCTTGCCGATGCTGCCGGTCACGCACGGCATGAACTTTACCGGTTTCCACGTCTGGCTGTATTCGATCGCGCTGGCGGCCACCACCGTGCTGCCGTACGCGGTGCGCATGAGCGGCCACATCTATCTGGCCTCGGCGGTGGTGCTCAATGCCGTGTTCCTGTGGCATGGCTGGCAGGTGTACCGCCACTATTCCGACCAGGTGGCGCGCAAGGCGTTTACATGGTCCATCATTTACCTGTCCTTGCTGTTTGCCGCTTTGCTGCTCGACCACTACGTCAAATTATGA